In a genomic window of Jaculus jaculus isolate mJacJac1 chromosome 8, mJacJac1.mat.Y.cur, whole genome shotgun sequence:
- the Scrt2 gene encoding transcriptional repressor scratch 2 has translation MPRSFLVKKIKGDGFQCSGVPAPTYHPLETAYVLPGARGPPGDNGYAPHCLPPSRYDGDQKPGLELAPAEPAYPPAAPEEYSDPESPQSSLSARYFRGEAAVTDSYSMDAFFISDGRSRRRRGAGGADAAGPGDAGHAAGERSGRPGPPAGGGHRHACAECGKTYATSSNLSRHKQTHRSLDSQLARKCPTCGKAYVSMPALAMHVLTHNLRHKCGVCGKAFSRPWLLQGHMRSHTGEKPFGCAHCGKAFADRSNLRAHMQTHSAFKHYRCRQCDKSFALKSYLHKHCEAACVKGAEPPPPPPAPAGPSS, from the exons ATGCCGCGCTCCTTCCTGGTGAAGAAGATCAAAGGCGACGGCTTCCAGTGCAGCGGGGTGCCGGCCCCCACCTACCACCCCTTGGAGACCGCCTACGTGCTGCCTGGCGCCCGCGGGCCTCCCGGGGACAACG GTTACGCCCCGCACTGCCTGCCGCCCAGCCGCTACGATGGCGACCAGAAGCCCGGCCTGGAGCTGGCGCCGGCCGAGCCCGCGTACCCGCCCGCGGCGCCGGAGGAGTACAGCGACCCGGAGAGCCCGCAGTCGAGCCTGTCGGCGCGCTACTTCCGCGGCGAGGCGGCCGTGACCGACAGCTACTCCATGGACGCCTTCTTCATCTCGGACGGGCGCTCGCGGCGGCGTCGGGGCGCGGGCGGCGCGGACGCCGCGGGCCCCGGAGACGCCGGCCACGCGGCCGGGGAACGCTCGGGGCGTCCCGGGCCGCCGGCGGGGGGCGGGCACCGGCACGCGTGCGCGGAGTGCGGCAAGACGTACGCCACGTCGTCGAACCTGAGCCGCCACAAGCAGACGCACCGCAGCCTGGACAGCCAGCTGGCGCGCAAGTGCCCGACGTGCGGCAAGGCGTACGTGTCCATGCCCGCGCTCGCCATGCACGTGCTCACGCACAACCTGCGCCACAAGTGCGGCGTGTGCGGCAAGGCCTTCTCGCGGCCCTGGCTGCTGCAGGGCCACATGCGCTCGCACACCGGCGAGAAGCCGTTCGGCTGCGCGCACTGCGGCAAGGCCTTCGCCGACCGCTCCAACCTGCGCGCGCACATGCAGACGCACTCGGCCTTCAAGCACTACCGCTGCCGCCAGTGCGACAAGAGCTTCGCGCTCAAGTCCTACCTCCACAAGCACTGCGAGGCCGCGTGCGTGAAGGGCGCCGagccgccgcccccgccgcccgcccCCGCCGGCCCCTCCAGCTGA